The genomic window AATGAAATTTTCTAATTCCAGTTTTTAAAAGTTGTATAGAACGTAGTTAAATAACATTTCTGTAAAGTTTTTTGCTTCAATGATGGCAGTTACTATATGTGTCTCCAACTCTTTGGTAGACATATGAGTATTTTTCTCACTCTTTCATGTGCAATGTAGGTTTTTTCAAGAGAATTGAGTTCATTTATGATAATTGTAAATCTTCCATACATTTGATCTACAATTTCATCTTCATTTCAAATAACTCAAACTTTCTTACTCTTATGTCAatccttttttcttttacattGTTGGTTCCTTCATGATGAGTTTGAAGAGAGTTGCATTCCATTATTATGTCATGTTCTTCCCTGCTCAAAGCAcactttataaataattatCTCTAACATTTAAAATTACCTGTACCTTTTCAGATTCTTGAGTGATCAATTCATCTTGAGAGCCTTTGGAGTTGTGAAGTCTTTAACTAGTGTTACATATTCTCAAACTTCAATTACTAACCGCATATTGTTGGCTTGTGATCTTAGGAACAACTCCATTTTGTCTTTCTAGTAAAAGTAATCATCTCCTTCGAATAAAGATGGTCTATTTAAGGATCCACCTTTTGAGATGAACTTTGCCCTTTTAGTCATTACTTCCTTCCCGAATCTTTTCCTCCAGCACTTGTTAGATGTTTAACCTTAGAGGTAGAGTtatgatgccaattgaagtaacAAGGGTTTTCACAAGAAAGACGGGGTGGGGGTTGGggttgaattgtgaacctttcaAAATTTTAACTGAAAAGTAAATTGTGTCATGAGCTAAACAAGATTCAAAGAAAAACTGTTAGCATGATCAAAGATCGTTCTTTGacagacacaaatataaatgaAATGTGATTTGTGTGTAATGTGTTTGAACAAATAAAAGTGTAAGGGAAGAgagaaacaaaaacacaaatacTTATCCTAGTTCACCCTAAAACTTGGGTAACGTCCAGTCCCCACGTCCGTGAttttatccactataatctaatCCAAGATTACAATACTTCTATGATCTAAGCCAATATCAAAAATTTCCCATGATCTAATCTGGAATCAAAGTTCTTCCAACTCCAAGAGGCAAAAGTTCATTCACCTCAATCCTAACTTTTCAAGGCACATTCAATTAATCGTTACAAATTAACTTGAGCAAGTTCTTACAATGATTTGTAAAGTGGTTtagatctaagcttatacaaaatTCAAACTAGTTGAAAAACTTATACATAAACTACATCTAGTACACTATGAAATATACATCCTATAATTTAGTAAAGAGTTGGAGTGTGAGTGGAAATATATAGTTTGATTGCTTGCAAGATAAAACAAATATTGAATGCCTCTGTGCTTGAAACTATTGCTATTCAAATGCAACCAACCGTGCTATTTATAGTTGTAGATCTCCCTTTGTAGCTTGAGCATCAATTATATCCGTTGTTAGCTTAAAACTAGTCGCTACGTATCAAATTAAAAACAACTCGTGGTGAGTTGTTACTAAAGAAAGTCTACCAGAACGTTCTTCCATTGTTCTGTGAACTGAGAACTTCACAAAGGCATAACTATGGGTCGTGGCAAGCTGCCTTGGAGAGTATCCTCTTGATATACCCGTTAGACCATGAGCAATGGTTGTGTTGAAACCATTCTCAACATGTAAAAAGTAGTGCAGTGGTTGTTTAAGTTGGTATTGAAGATGAGATGGAGGAGAGAGATGTTGAGAAAACTCAACACAGTTGAATATGAACTTGGGCGACACGCGGCGCGTTCTTGTTCGTTCAATCCAGGCGCGTGTTGCATACGCGCAGACAAGGCGCGTGGGCAAGCTGAGGGGCGGAGAGAGAAAGCCTATCCTGACACGTGTGGCTATTTGACTGGTTGTCTGGTTTTTTATCacattaatactttgaactcaattatttcatagcaaaataattttttattttttttaccaaaattcatgattatttttttgtctataaatagagacttggttcatttgatttggacatagaaaaaaaaccaagtttttcactatcttaatttTGTTATTAACTTTCTATTAGTGTTTATTTTGAAGCTTTAGTCTCTTTTTAGGgaaatggatcccaataatcatttcaacacccaaaattcttctaattatcccaacaattaagttaagatgatttgtatcgtataaattatttaaataaattttgtttttattacaaaaaactaaaaaataaatcgttaagtgtttaccattttaatttaattttaatcgataattgtaattttatgtaatcataaaaacaaaaatataaatttaaataagaatatgaaataaaaagtagtggggtagagtgttgaatgaaaaaaccattggagagggtaaaagttgaatgagtGTTAAATGATTAGgtagaagaaagagaaaatgatgtggaatGTTGGGAAGTGAAAAAATggtgttgaaattttttaaccATTATACATGGTCTTATATGACTGTTGTGTCTTGATGTAAAGGTGTTTTGACATCTCAAGACGAGTTTGCAACTCATGTTTGGAAATCTGCCAAAACGTTCTCTCAACACAGGAGAACGTTCTCCAAACTTGAGGGATTTCTTCAAACAAAGTTGATGAACTGCTACTTGTTGTCTTGCAGCTATAAACATGTAGAAATGTAGAGTATAACTTTTGTTCATCTTATATTTGCAAAGTACATATGATCTTATATTTATGATTATCTTGAAAACGTAAACTTGGGAGAACATTATGTCTGATCTGAGACGTTCTACTAGAACTTTACTGAAAATGTGTTCTTATCCTTTCTTTGTGAGTGAATCATATTGGAATTTATCCAATGTACATGTCTTGcattaaatcactcaagagcacttgttagattaCAAAAAGATCACAATCAATTAAAAATGTAATTGAAGATGTTTGTTAtatttaaaacatcaaattgaaattttagTATGTATAGCTTCTAACAAAAGGGAAGTTTTTAGAAATCAGTCGTAACAATGTTCTCGATTACATTATTGTTAGACTTTAAAAGCATTTGAGTTCACATGATTTTCTAGAACATGCAATTTGAAATACACATTGTTGTGTATAGTTAGTTTGCTCATAACCGATCTTTGGAATCATATTTAAGAATACTAGCAGGTCAGACACACACGTTCTGCGTCTGCCTGTGTctaatttgtgtaaaaaaaacatgtcttatgttatgatcaGTTTGTTCCTTATGTTATGGTCAGGCAAGCGCGTTCCGCatctgcctgtgtctaacttatgtccaaaaaaaagatatgtcttacgttatggtcaatttttttcttatgttatggtcagtttgttaataaatgatttttgctgctaaaaaaaagatatgCCTTATGTTACGatcagtttgttaataaaagatttttgttgctactaaaaaataagatattgttggtattataaaaagttcccacaaaaactcatgtattctatttatatatagtatataatagTATAGATAATGAAAACGGTTATATTCAAGAGTTTGAAATGAATGTAATATTCAAATTGATCCTGGTAATAAGTTGTTGAGCTAAGCTACTAATGAATTTGatacatcatgtgtttttaaataccatacatgatgtgtcagtatattattggatgcatgtgtaaaataactttacactaacggtgcatataaattaaattcaaacacTAAATGCAGTACTCACACGAGAAAATATTGCCCATATATACTATTGACAATTATGAATAAAATCTAACTGCAATGGTAACTTTTTCATCAAGGGTTCAAGTAAAGTAACATGCTTAGTGTTTTGAAATTATACTTCTTATAGCACAAATATGCAAATCATAGTCACATTATCTCCACATTATACAGTACTCTCAAATGGAAATATAAAATCATAATTTGTAAGACCTAATTTAACTAGGAATACCAATATTATTAGGCTGTACATTTTCACCAAGTTCGAATCAGAATCCTTACAGTTGTTTGTGTGAATTTTAGGCGGTGCTCACGACCACGTCTAAAGAAAGAAATATATAATCATAAACATCTTAAGTTAATCATAGCTAAAGTTATACGCAACTTTAGACCACTTGATGAGTTAGGTGGTCTAAAGTTATACGCAATGCTAAACAACAGACAAATCACTTGCATTTCAATCATGTGAACATAAAAGTTAACTCTACTTTAGAGAAACTCCAACGGCTTTATCTTTCATTGCATCATCTACCTGGAGTTGAAAGAAATGATATCTTTTGTATAAAACGGTGTAATCAGTCACATGGAGATGCGTATCATCTTGAAGAAACGAAACTccgaaaaagaaaaagtagTATGCCGCCAatgttactttttctttttatcacaaATCTTACATCATTGGTATCTTGagtaataaattattaatgtgAGGTAAAATAGTGAGACTTCATGAGTTTTTTAGAGTTGCACATTGGAGTAAAGAATGAGTAAATTGCTTTGAGATGATATATGACTTTAATGAGACTCGCAAAATActtttgaatgattttcaccTTTGGAATGCTCTTATAAGTTGCATTTTAACAATACCTTATTATTTTGTTCGATTTTCGTAATAAAAGCCGTAAAATCTCAATCACAACCTAAACAAACCTTCTTAAGTTGTTGTTGTCCTTTCGGGAAAATaagcattttccttttaataACATACATTTCATTCCTTATATAGATCCACTCAACTCGACCCGAAATAATATAGAACCATAATTTGTAAGACCTAATTTAACTGAGAATACCAATATTATTAGGCCGTACATTTTCACCAAGTTCAAACCAGAATCCTTACAGTTGTCTATGTGAATTTTAGGCGGTGCTTATGACCACGTCTAAAGAAAGAAATATATAATCGTAAACATCTTAAGTTAATCATAGCTAAAGTTATACGCAACACTAAACAACACACAAACCACTTGTATTTCAATTATGTGAACATAAAAGTTAACGTTACTTTACAGCAACTCCAACGACTTTATCTTTCATTGCGTCCGCCGGCTGGAGTTGCAAGAATTTAtatcttttgtaaaaaatgGTCAATATAGCCTGCCACATGGAGATGGTATCCTCGTTAAGAAACGAAACTTTGAATAAAAGCGGTACGCAACCAatgttactttttctttttatcacaaACCTTACATCATTGAAGTAATAAGATCTTAATGTGAGGCAAAATAGTATGATCCAATATGAGTTTTTTAAGTTGCACTATTGGAGTAAAAAATAAGTGAATTGCTTTGAGATGATATGACTTCAAAGAGACCTCCAAAATACGTTTGAATGTATAAGATGCATTTTAACAAGGATGTAATATTTTGTTCGAAATATCTTTTTAATAAAAGCCGTAAATCTTAATCACAACCCTAACAAACCTTCCTAAGTTGTTACTATCATTTCGTGAAAATaaacattttccttttaataACTTAGATTTCATTCCATTCCACTCGACCCCAAATTCGACCCCAAATAATAATTCTCACATTAAATTCCTTACTATTCACTTTTGAATATCTGTCTCACTATATTTGCTTTGCTACCTTACTCCAATCAATTGTTTTTCCGCCAAATACATATATAgtaccctctctctctctctctctctctctcacaggCTTTCGACACAGAGGTATATAACTGTTGAAATCTGCTCCATTCAATTTCATCCATCCATGTACATTACAGATCTTACCGTTCCGTCACAATCACAATTTAATTTCAACCATTCaaaatttttcataaaaatcattacTATTATGCATCGCATTGGTTCGTTTATGAAATTTTCTTTGATCTGATTCGTTGCTTTTAGGGTTTATGCAATGGCAGATGCAGAAAGTCCAGCTGGTGGAAGCCACGAAAGTGGTGGCGAACAGAGTCCACATGGTTCTTCTTCTGCTGCGCGTGAACAAGATCGTTACTTGCCTATAGCTAATATAAGCAGAATCATGAAAAAAGCTTTACCTTCAAATGGAAAAATTGCTAAGGATGCTAAAGATACCATGCAAGAATGTGTTTCTGAATTCATCAGTTTTATTACCAGCGAGTGAGATTAATTTACAAaactatactattttttttttaatgaaaaaggcttgatttttatttatttttatacaaaaaatgtagtttttaGCAATTGGGGTATATTGGAATTTGGAATGGAATGAATGATTAGTAGTGATATGTCAATTTATATGATTTTGGGTGGAAAATATTTTAAGggctttattttgttttgtttgtttgttgtctGAATTGAAAATGGTGATTTTGGTTGGGTTGTAGGGCAAGTGAGAAATGCcagaaagagaagagaaagacCATTAATGGTGATGATTTGTTATGGGCTATGGCTACTTTAGGATTTGAAGATTATATAGAACCACTTAAGGTGTACCTAGCAAGGTACAGGGAGgtaattttaattctttttaccCTTAAGTTAATGTTTGTTTTTGGATAATCATGCAGTACAATGTTATTATGTTTTGAAGTGAATGGATTCATTAAGTTCTCTTTGAAATTTCGATAATGCTCTTTACGGCCTAATAATATTTATCTGactgtttgtttgtttctttcttaTTCTCTCGGTGATTTTGAAATTTCCACGCATATCGCAGTTAGAGGTTAGTTAATCCTTCCCTTTGGTTGAttgtattattttgttttttacctTGACTATCTTGACATTGGAAATTGGAAATGCTAATGTTTGTGaaccataattttttatagggTGACAGTAAAGGATCTGTTAGAAACGATGGATCTGGTAGACGGGATCAAGTTGGTCATCCAGGTCAAAATGCTCAGGTGAGCTTGCACAACTTTTTTGGATTTGTGTTTTTATTCTGGCGATGTTGGTTAAAACAAGGTTCAGTTTATTAGCTAACATGTACTTTCTCTT from Trifolium pratense cultivar HEN17-A07 linkage group LG1, ARS_RC_1.1, whole genome shotgun sequence includes these protein-coding regions:
- the LOC123902512 gene encoding nuclear transcription factor Y subunit B-1-like, which translates into the protein MADAESPAGGSHESGGEQSPHGSSSAAREQDRYLPIANISRIMKKALPSNGKIAKDAKDTMQECVSEFISFITSEASEKCQKEKRKTINGDDLLWAMATLGFEDYIEPLKVYLARYRELEGDSKGSVRNDGSGRRDQVGHPGQNAQFVHQGSLNYIDSQVHPQHLVMPSMQNHE